In Mauremys reevesii isolate NIE-2019 linkage group 20, ASM1616193v1, whole genome shotgun sequence, the following are encoded in one genomic region:
- the LOC120387413 gene encoding fibrinogen-like protein 1-like protein isoform X2, with protein sequence MAARCPRLLLLTGLLALSAPVLTLEIHNLNILQGPTHAIRNIHPKDLKAAWPKDCSEITWNRVSGVFVIQPTGLHQFEVYCELNSTSEGWTVLQRNRRDTQITWAESWSTYKYGFGNVHNDYWLGMEYIYRIAKQRVYQVRFVIHDSSGTMKYADYNLFGLEDESNGYRLRLGSYTGTAGDAMAPNNPSIVHDNMKFSTKDLDQDTSSGNCASSSGGGWWYSACYSAQLNVKGSITWGSFCSGNCQASAILIKPASYC encoded by the exons ATGG CTGCCCGGTGCCCTCGTCTCCTGCTCCTCACCGGCCTGCTGGCCCTGTCAGCCCCAGTTCTCACCCTGGAAATACACAACCTGAACATCTTACAGGGACCCACCCATGCCATCAGAAACATCCACCCAAAGGACCTGAAGGCAG CCTGGCCCAAGGACTGCAGCGAGATAACCTGGAACAGGGTCAGCGGTGTCTTCGtcatccagcccacaggactCCATCAATTTGAGGTCTACTGTGAGCTGAACAGCACCAGCGAGGGCTGGACGGTCCTCCAGCGGAACCGGCGTGACACGCAGATCACCTGGGCCGAGTCCTGGAGCACCTACAAGTACGGCTTTGGCAACGTGCACAATGACTACTGGCTGGGGATGGAGTACATCTATCGGATCGCCAAGCAGAGAGTCTACCAGGTCAGGTTTGTCATCCACGATTCATCCGGCACCATGAAATACGCAGACTACAACCTCTTCGGTCTGGAAGACGAGTCCAACGGCTACAGGCTGAGGCTGGGCTCTTACACGGGGACTGCAGGGGACGCCATGGCCCCAAACAATCCTAGCATCGTGCATGACAACATGAAGTTCTCCACTAAAGACCTGGATCAGGACACTTCCAGTGGGAACTGTGCGTCTAGCTCTGGTGGGGGCTGGTGGTACTCGGCTTGTTATTCTGCTCAACTGAACGTCAAAGGGAGCATCACTTGGGGTAGTTTCTGTAGTGGGAACTGCCAAGCCTCTGCCATCCTCATCAAACCAGCGTCTTACTGTTag
- the LOC120387413 gene encoding fibrinogen-like protein 1-like protein isoform X1 has translation MAARCPRLLLLTGLLALSAPVLTLEIHNLNILQGPTHAIRNIHPKDLKADHGTGSLRHSRASDMRVAQAWPKDCSEITWNRVSGVFVIQPTGLHQFEVYCELNSTSEGWTVLQRNRRDTQITWAESWSTYKYGFGNVHNDYWLGMEYIYRIAKQRVYQVRFVIHDSSGTMKYADYNLFGLEDESNGYRLRLGSYTGTAGDAMAPNNPSIVHDNMKFSTKDLDQDTSSGNCASSSGGGWWYSACYSAQLNVKGSITWGSFCSGNCQASAILIKPASYC, from the exons ATGG CTGCCCGGTGCCCTCGTCTCCTGCTCCTCACCGGCCTGCTGGCCCTGTCAGCCCCAGTTCTCACCCTGGAAATACACAACCTGAACATCTTACAGGGACCCACCCATGCCATCAGAAACATCCACCCAAAGGACCTGAAGGCAG aTCACGGGACAGGGAGCCTCCGGCACAGCAGAGCCAGCGACATGCGGGTAGCCCAGG CCTGGCCCAAGGACTGCAGCGAGATAACCTGGAACAGGGTCAGCGGTGTCTTCGtcatccagcccacaggactCCATCAATTTGAGGTCTACTGTGAGCTGAACAGCACCAGCGAGGGCTGGACGGTCCTCCAGCGGAACCGGCGTGACACGCAGATCACCTGGGCCGAGTCCTGGAGCACCTACAAGTACGGCTTTGGCAACGTGCACAATGACTACTGGCTGGGGATGGAGTACATCTATCGGATCGCCAAGCAGAGAGTCTACCAGGTCAGGTTTGTCATCCACGATTCATCCGGCACCATGAAATACGCAGACTACAACCTCTTCGGTCTGGAAGACGAGTCCAACGGCTACAGGCTGAGGCTGGGCTCTTACACGGGGACTGCAGGGGACGCCATGGCCCCAAACAATCCTAGCATCGTGCATGACAACATGAAGTTCTCCACTAAAGACCTGGATCAGGACACTTCCAGTGGGAACTGTGCGTCTAGCTCTGGTGGGGGCTGGTGGTACTCGGCTTGTTATTCTGCTCAACTGAACGTCAAAGGGAGCATCACTTGGGGTAGTTTCTGTAGTGGGAACTGCCAAGCCTCTGCCATCCTCATCAAACCAGCGTCTTACTGTTag